The Microcoleus sp. FACHB-672 sequence CCAAGCAACTACGACGGATTCTTAAATACTAGATGGGCAACAAGCCAACCATTGCCGTATCTCACTTAGGTTGTGAAAAAAATCGCATCGATACGGAGCATATGCTCGGCCTGCTAGTGCAAGCAGGCTACCAGGTAGATAGCAACGAAGAATTAGCCGATTACGTCATCGTTAATACTTGCAGTTTTATTCAAGCCGCACGGGAAGAGTCGGTTAGGACTCTAGTAGAACTGGCAGAGGCCAATAAAAAAATTGTTATCACCGGCTGCATGGCGCAGCATTTCCAAGACCAGCTACTGGATGAATTGCCAGAAGCGGTGGCCCTCGTTGGCACCGGCGACTATAACAAAATCGTCAATGTCATTCAACGGGTGGAAACCGGCGAACGCGTCAGCGAAGTTACGGCTGAACCGACTTATATAGCGGATGAAACCACACCGCGCTATCGCACCACATCTGAAGGGGTGGCGTATTTGCGCGTGGCGGAAGGATGCGATTATCGTTGCGCCTTCTGTATCATTCCCCATCTCAGGGGTGCTCAGCGGTCGCGCTCGATAGAGTCTATTGTGGCAGAAGCCGAGAAATTGGCGGCTGAGGGTGTGCAGGAAATTATTTTAATTTCCCAAATCACCACTAACTACGGACTCGATCTTTATGGCGAACCTAAGCTTGCAGAATTGCTGCAGGCGTTAGGTAAAGTGGATGTGCCTTGGATTCGGATGCACTATGCCTATCCAACCGGCCTGACTCCTAAAGTTATTTCCGCAATTCAGGAAACCCCCAACGTCTTGCCATACCTGGATTTACCCTTGCAGCATTCCCACCCAGAAATTCTGCGAGCAATGAATCGTCCTTGGCAGGGGCAGGTTAATGATACAATCATAAAGCGGATTCAAACAGCGCTACCTCAAGCCGTTCTCAGGACAACCTTTATCGTAGGTTTTCCA is a genomic window containing:
- the rimO gene encoding 30S ribosomal protein S12 methylthiotransferase RimO, coding for MGNKPTIAVSHLGCEKNRIDTEHMLGLLVQAGYQVDSNEELADYVIVNTCSFIQAAREESVRTLVELAEANKKIVITGCMAQHFQDQLLDELPEAVALVGTGDYNKIVNVIQRVETGERVSEVTAEPTYIADETTPRYRTTSEGVAYLRVAEGCDYRCAFCIIPHLRGAQRSRSIESIVAEAEKLAAEGVQEIILISQITTNYGLDLYGEPKLAELLQALGKVDVPWIRMHYAYPTGLTPKVISAIQETPNVLPYLDLPLQHSHPEILRAMNRPWQGQVNDTIIKRIQTALPQAVLRTTFIVGFPGETDEHFENLLQFVKRHEFDHVGVFTFSPEEGTPAYSLPNQLPQDVMDARRDALMEAQQPISLKKNQAEVGKVVDVLIEQEHPETGEMIGRSARFSPEVDGLVYVQGTARLGSLVPVAITDADIYDLYGYVATAADLLPAPQLVKR